The Deltaproteobacteria bacterium genome contains the following window.
CGATCCATGAAATCGCGCACTTCTTTGCAGAGACGGAGCGGGTGAATCGGCATCTGGTCGGTATTGAGCAACGCCTGGGATTTTTCCTGAGACCGTTTTTCGTACCTACGGAGCGTGTCGATCCAGGCGAGTTCCTTGCGACCATGGAACACGTCGCGTCCTTCCTTGGTGAGCTGTTGCAGCACTATCTTGGCGTCGCCAACGACGCCGACATCCACGGGCCGGTTGCGACCGATTTCTTCATCGTTGATGTCGATCTGCACGATCTTGACGTCTTCCGCAAAGCGCGGTGGCAGACCGAAACCGACGATGAAGTTGATCCGGGTGCCGACGAACAACACCGCATCGGCTTCTTTCCACGCTTGGTTACGTGCGCCGAGGAAGCTCAGGGCATGATCTTCCTCAATGACGCCGCGACCTTGCGGGGTGGTATAGAACGGAATGCCGGAGAGTTCGATGAATTCCTTCAGTTCCTGCATCGCTCCGGACCACATGATGCCGCTGCCGGTAATGACGAGCGGACGTTTCGCGTCTTTCAGAACCGCAATCGCTTGTTTGACGAGGTCAGGATCGCCAGAGATACGCGGCACGCTATGCGGCTTCTTAGGAAACTTGACTTCGCTCTCGTCGACGTCGCGATAAAGCACGTCGCCGGGGAGATCGATATATACCGGACCGGGTGTACCGCTGGTGGCGACACGAAACGCTTTGTTGATGATTTCTGGGATGCGGCGGACGTCCATTACCCGTTCCGACCATTTGGTGATGGGTTTGAACATGCCCACCTGATCCATTTCCTGGAACGCGCCCATCCCCGATTGCGAGAGCGCGCTGGCACCGCCCAGCGCAATAACCGGCACGGCGTCGAGATAAGCGTTGCCCACGCCGGTGATCAAATTGGTTGCCCCAGGGCC
Protein-coding sequences here:
- a CDS encoding thiamine pyrophosphate-binding protein, whose protein sequence is MAKTSGNDLVVKSLKDEGVDTVFYLTGGPMVDVASRCLEIGFRSIDVRHEQAAAMAAHAYSRVLGKPGICFAASGPGATNLITGVGNAYLDAVPVIALGGASALSQSGMGAFQEMDQVGMFKPITKWSERVMDVRRIPEIINKAFRVATSGTPGPVYIDLPGDVLYRDVDESEVKFPKKPHSVPRISGDPDLVKQAIAVLKDAKRPLVITGSGIMWSGAMQELKEFIELSGIPFYTTPQGRGVIEEDHALSFLGARNQAWKEADAVLFVGTRINFIVGFGLPPRFAEDVKIVQIDINDEEIGRNRPVDVGVVGDAKIVLQQLTKEGRDVFHGRKELAWIDTLRRYEKRSQEKSQALLNTDQMPIHPLRLCKEVRDFMDRDAIVVVDGHETLNFARQTIPTHVAGHRVNAGPNGCMGVAVPFGLGAKVAKPGTQVIVMSGDGSFGMNGMEIDTMVRHNIPAIIVISNNGGWAGAGVMNAGRDLGFSRYDKMAEVFGGYGEYVEKPQDIMPALKRAAAAAAAGKPAVVNVVTDPTARSSTQSFAAYRAI